Proteins encoded by one window of Lathyrus oleraceus cultivar Zhongwan6 chromosome 1, CAAS_Psat_ZW6_1.0, whole genome shotgun sequence:
- the LOC127115753 gene encoding cytokinin dehydrogenase 2 translates to MSLKAMISTLMSLLWLSIIVFIIVHAKPIKSQEITIPRKLASKISRNAQVLSQASTDYGHIIHQKPFGVLEPTSVSDIANLIKHSNSLPQPFTISARGQGHSVLGQAMTDNGIVVNMTQLNGVKKGSRIVVSNCDGKSTLDCYVDVGGEQMWIDVLNETLKHGVTPLSLTDYLYLSVGGTLSNAGISGQTFRFGPQVSNVLELDVITGLGEVVTCSSSKNSKLFYAVLGGLGQFGVITRARIPLGSAPRRVKWLRLIYNDFSAFSKDQEHLISFNKKDDINGANYVEGLLLLNKQHLDLSFYPPSDHPRITSLVAQNGITYVLELVKYYDTNSQQLIEEVVDDLIGELKFVPTFMFQKDVTYEEFLDRVHTDELFLRPKGLWDIPHPWLNMFIPKSRISDFNEGVFKNIILKQSISAGVSIVYPMNRNTWEDRMSTVIPDEDVFYLVAFLHAAKGLEEVKKFQAQNHEILKFCNDAGIKIKEYLAGNKTHQEWIQHFGSKWKLFEDKKTKFDPKRILSPGQGIFQ, encoded by the exons ATGTCATTAAAAGCTATGATTTCAACTCTAATGTCTTTGCTATGGTTATCCATTATAGTATTCATCATCGTACATGCAAAACCAATAAAATCTCAAGAAATCACAATCCCTAGAAAACTAGCTTCAAAGATTTCTCGTAACGCGCAAGTTCTTTCACAAGCCTCAACCGATTATGGCCATATCATTCACCAAAAACCATTTGGTGTTTTGGAACCAACTTCAGTTAGTGATATTGCTAACTTGATAAAACATTCAAACTCTCTTCCTCAACCATTCACCATTTCTGCTAGAGGACAAGGCCATTCGGTTCTAGGGCAAGCCATGACAGATAATGGGATTGTTGTGAATATGACTCAACTCAATGGGGTTAAAAAAGGGTCTAGAATTGTTGTGTCTAATTGTGATGGGAAGAGTACTTTGGATTGTTATGTTGATGTGGGTGGTGAACAAATGTGGATTGATGTTTTGAATGAAACACTTAAACATGGAGTTACACCTCTCTCTTTGACTGATTACTTGTATTTGAGTGTTGGTGGTACTCTCTCTAATGCTGGAATTAGTGGCCAAACTTTTAGATTTGGACCTCAAGTCTCTAATGTTCTTGAATTGGATGTTATTACAG GATTAGGCGAGGTTGTAACTTGTTCATCGAGTAAGAATTCAAAGCTATTTTATGCCGTTCTCGGAGGATTAGGTCAATTTGGAGTGATAACTAGGGCAAGAATACCTCTTGGATCTGCACCAAGAAGA GTGAAGTGGCTACGTCTAATTTACAACGACTTCTCTGCATTTTCAAAGGACCAAGAACATTTAATCTCATTCAATAAAAAAGATGACATCAATGGAGCAAATTATGTTGAAGGATTGCTTCTATTGAACAAGCAACACTTAGATCTTTCCTTTTATCCACCTTCTGATCATCCAAGAATCACATCTCTAGTAGCTCAAAATGGCATCACCTATGTCCTAGAACTTGTCAAATATTATGACACAAATTCTCAACAACTTATCGAAGAG GTAGTTGACGATTTGATCGGAGAATTAAAGTTTGTGCCTACATTTATGTTTCAAAAAGATGTGACATATGAAGAATTTCTAGACAGAGTTCATACCGATGAACTATTTCTTAGACCAAAAGGACTTTGGGATATTCCTCATCCTTGGTTAAACATGTTCATACCAAAATCTAGAATCTCAGATTTTAATGAAGGTGTATTCAAGAACATTATTCTTAAACAAAGCATCAGTGCTGGAGTTTCTATAGTCTACCCCATGAACCGAAACAC GTGGGAAGATAGAATGTCAACAGTTATACCAGATGAAGATGTGTTCTACCTTGTAGCTTTTTTGCATGCTGCAAAAGGGTTGGAGGAGGTGAAAAAGTTCCAAGCCCAAAACCATGAGATATTGAAGTTTTGTAATGATGCTGGTATTAAGATTAAGGAATATCTTGCTGGAAACAAAACACATCAAGAATGGATTCAACACTTTGGGTCAAAATGGAAACTATTTGAAGATAAGAAAACTAAATTTGATCCCAAAAGAATATTGTCTCCTGGACAAGGAATTTTTCAATAG